The sequence GGCGGCACGGAACACTTTCTTGCCGCCACGGAGTTTCTTGCTCGTCAGTTGGATGATGACTGAGAGCATCTCAATGACGAAGACGAAACCGACGAGTGGCAGCACGAGCACCTGGTCGATCATGAGAGCGATGACCCCGAGTACGCTGCCGAGCGCGAGTGCGCCCGTATCACCCATAAAGAAGAGGGCGGGGGGAACGTTGTGCCACAGGAAGGCAGTGGTCGCCCCTGCGGAGACCGCGCAGAATGCGGCGAGAACAGTCAGACCTTTGAGATAGGCGAGCACCGCGAATGCAAGAAAAGCGATGGTGAGCAAACCGCCTGCCAGTCCATCCAGCCCGTCCGTGACGTTCACGGCGTTCGCCGTTCCGACGATGATGAAGATGAAGACGGGGATGTACCACGCTCCGAGTGCCAGGGATCCATTGAAGGGCACGTGAATCGTATCGTAATCCAGTTTGAAGTAGAACCAGAGTGCTCCGGCTGTGGAGAGGGCGAGGAGTGTCAGGAGTTTCGGGAGCCAATCGAGGCCGCGCTTCTTGCCGACGCAGTGCACATTGAGCAGGTCATCTATGGCACCGAGGAGCCCGAAAGAGACGAGCATGAAGAGCGGAAGGTAGACCTGTCCGCGTTGGAGAATGGAGCGCTCCACGATGCCGAAGTACGAGAGAGCGCGCGACAGGAGCACGGTCACCAGAATCGATCCCCAGATGAGAATGCCTCCCATGGTGGGCGTGCCGGACTTGTTGCGGTGGAACCAGGTGAAGACCGGCGCTGTTCCGCCGTCCACGGTCTCGGTTCTCAGCTGCTTGCCGATGCGGTATTTCACGAGCAGGCGGTAGTACCAGGGTGTGACGAGGCTGCCGATCGCGAAAGCGATGAGCGCGTAGAGGAGGATCGCGATGAGCGGAATCTCGGGCCGGACAGGGATGAACTCTTGCATAGAGGCAGAGTAGCACGATGCCGTTCCTAGCCCTAACCCTAGCCCCAGGCATAGGGTGAGGAATAGGGTGAAGGATTAGGCGGAATGTACTTTATCAATATCGTAGAACCGCATCTGCTCTTTCTTGAAGAGGAGTTCGACGCGGCCGATGGGGCCGTTGCGGTGCTTGCGGATGTAGATGTCCGTCACGCCGGGGCGGTCGCTATCCTCCTCGTAGTAGTCTTCGCGGTACATCATCAGTACGACGTCGGCATCCTGCTCGATGGAACCCGAATCGCGCAGGTCCGAGAGCTGCGGGATATTACCCGGGCGGCTCTCGACGGCACGTGAGAGTTGTGAGAGAGCGACGATGGGCACGTGGAGTTCGCGTCC is a genomic window of Candidatus Peribacter riflensis containing:
- a CDS encoding phospho-N-acetylmuramoyl-pentapeptide-transferas e encodes the protein MQEFIPVRPEIPLIAILLYALIAFAIGSLVTPWYYRLLVKYRIGKQLRTETVDGGTAPVFTWFHRNKSGTPTMGGILIWGSILVTVLLSRALSYFGIVERSILQRGQVYLPLFMLVSFGLLGAIDDLLNVHCVGKKRGLDWLPKLLTLLALSTAGALWFYFKLDYDTIHVPFNGSLALGAWYIPVFIFIIVGTANAVNVTDGLDGLAGGLLTIAFLAFAVLAYLKGLTVLAAFCAVSAGATTAFLWHNVPPALFFMGDTGALALGSVLGVIALMIDQVLVLPLVGFVFVIEMLSVIIQLTSKKLRGGKKVFRAAPLHHHFEALQWGESKVTMRLWIIGAFFAVLGIFVGMFG